The bacterium genome includes the window GCCCGCCGCGCGGCGCCGCCAGTACGACCGCTCGAGTTCCTCCGGCACGGCCGCCAGCAGAGGACGCAACTCGCCGATGGCCGCCAGCTCCGCGCCGACGGCGTCGCCGGCGTGTTCCCGCCGCGCGAGCTCGACCACGAACGCCGGCCAGTCGACGGCGCCGTCGAGCACGGCCGCGAGCGCGTCCGCCCCCTCCGCGGCCACGTCGAACGGGTCCCGCCCCGCCTCCAGGACGCCGACGCGAACGCGGCGCGCGCCCCGCGCCAAAAGCGATGCGAGCGCCCGACGGGCGGCGCGCAGGCCCGCGTCGTCGCCGTCGAAGAGCAAGACGAAATCCGTCGCGTGGCGGGCCAGGATGGCCGCGGCCTCCTCCGCCAGCGCCGTCCCGCACGTCGCGACGACGTTCTCCACCCCCGCCTGGTGCACGCCCAGCAGGTCCATATACCCCTCGACGACGACGCAACTCCCCGCCCGGGCGACGGCACCGCGGTTCTGATACAGGCCGTAGAGAGTAGTGCTCTTATTATATAGAGAGGTGTTGGGCGAGTTGAGGTACTTGGGCTCGCCGTCGCCCAGCACCCGGCCGCCGAACGCCACTACTTTGCCGGACGCGTTCCATAACGGGAATATTATCCGGCCGCGGAAGCGGTCGTAGTAACCCGGGCCGCTCTTGGAGGGTACCACCAGGCCGGCCTCCTCCAGCTCGGCCGCCTCGTACCCGGCGCGCGTGGCGTGCTTGAGGAAGGAGTCCCAGCTATCGGCGACGAGGCCCAGCCGCCACCCGTCGAGCGTCTCCCGGGTCAGGCCGCGCTCGAGCAAATACCGGCGGGCGGCGTCGGCGTACTGGTCCGACGCGCGTAGGTTGGCTTCGAAGAACCGCGCCGCCTCCTCCACTACCGCGGCCAGCCGGTCGCGGCGGCGTTCCTGCGGCGTGGCGCGGCCCGCGGCCCGGAGCGGAATGCCGGCGCGTTTGGCCAGCTCGCGGAGGGCCTCGCCGAAGGTCAGGCCCTCCATCTTCATAACGAAGCTGAAGACGTTCCCGCCCTCGCCGCAGCCGAAGCAGTAGTAAAGCTGCTTCGCCGGCGACACCGTGAACGAGGGCTTGGTGTCGGCGTGGAAGGGGCAAAGGCCCTTGAGGTTTTCGCCCC containing:
- the dnaG gene encoding DNA primase gives rise to the protein MAAERGYGDVERVREATDIVAVVGQYIALTPGGENLKGLCPFHADTKPSFTVSPAKQLYYCFGCGEGGNVFSFVMKMEGLTFGEALRELAKRAGIPLRAAGRATPQERRRDRLAAVVEEAARFFEANLRASDQYADAARRYLLERGLTRETLDGWRLGLVADSWDSFLKHATRAGYEAAELEEAGLVVPSKSGPGYYDRFRGRIIFPLWNASGKVVAFGGRVLGDGEPKYLNSPNTSLYNKSTTLYGLYQNRGAVARAGSCVVVEGYMDLLGVHQAGVENVVATCGTALAEEAAAILARHATDFVLLFDGDDAGLRAARRALASLLARGARRVRVGVLEAGRDPFDVAAEGADALAAVLDGAVDWPAFVVELARREHAGDAVGAELAAIGELRPLLAAVPEELERSYWRRRAAGLLGIPVGAVEAPRRPARGAGDVAPAAPAEHSLLRILIHCPSAAAECLAEISPEDVADEQVRRILRVMAKLVKNGPFSAVELLDELDAADAGVVTRMAMAEAREEDAARAARLVVKAVKQRALARRNRELRERIAASGGEYDEAAPAIRELEEEQRRHIKPEGGG